GAAGTCAATCGGTTCAGTATTTGCTGGTCCAATAGGACCATGCATTACATTCGAAGCTCCATTGATAGTTATATTTGAAACGTAATCGTTTGATAGTACTTTAGTTTTATTATCCCTTGGCCCTCCAATACGGTAAAGAAACGCACCTTCTATACTTTTCAGTTCTAAATTAGAGTGCGGATTAAGCGCGAATTTAATATCTTTTTTTAGTTTATATTGTCGTACTTTTGGTAATCTACTTACGATGTTTTGTCCGTTAGGTAATAATGCTCCAGTTGGTGTAGATAGGAGCATATTATATTCTATATACTCTACTTCTGGTGCTTCCATTAGATTTATAATTCCTAAAGGGTTATGATACTTTGGTACCAATAGTGGATTTAAGTTTTGAGCGCCATCTGCCCCGGGAGCTAATACTTTTTGTTTTATATAATCATTTGATGTAGTTATCGTTCCCCATGCTTTTGAAGATGGAACCATGGCTACATTTGTCTCTTTATGCTCATCTGCACCTCCGGCAATAAAAAAGTCAAGTAAATTCATTACTCCAGAAATACCATTTAACCAACTATTGGCTGTACTTAAGATGCCAGCGTTGATCAAGTTTTTTAAAGGAGCGGTTTGCGTTTGTTTTTGTTGAGCTTCAGATACTTTTATTTGTGTAAAGCTATCTTTTATGACTTTAGTTTGTTTGCTACCAGTTTGTATTCCAGAAAAAGTAGCTTTAAACCAATCACTTCCTGTATTTGTGACCCCTCCCTGAACAACTTGAGAATTATTAATAGGATTCTGATTTATTATCATTTCAATATCTGATTCTTGGATAAGGGAAGCTCTAAACAATAAAAAAGATTCTTTTTCACAAATACATGGATCATAAATAATGGGAAAATCTGCAAATAGCCAAAAGTGTTGATCTACTACATATTGATTTGGTTTAGCAAATTGTATATTTGAATGGGTTGAGTTAAACTTATTCATAGCATCCATAGGTGTTTTATATCCGCTTAGATAGGCGTTTCCCATTTTTACGTTGTTAGAATTTTCTGCCCACTCTAAATATACTATAGCTTTTTTAGCTTCAGCATCATCATTGATTAAGAGCATGAAAACTCTTAGAATTCCCTTGTATCGATTGTAAAGAACAAATACTGGATCATTTACAGCATTTGAGGGTGTTCCAAAATCATAATAAACGACCTCCCATCCATCTTCAGGCCTAAAATCTTTCAACAAAGGCACTGCAGGTATATTTAAGTTGGGTTGACCTTGAGGGTAAAAGAAAGGAGAACCAAAATTTACTTGCTGTGGTCCTGTGGGAATATATACCTCACCATCGTTTAATAATTCTAAACGCCAATCAAACCCTCCAGTAATATCCGGATTGGTTGTTTCTGTGTTTTGCTTACAATAAGGAACTTGTTGTGCATGTATAGAAGAATACAATCCTAAGCAAAGGATTATAATTAGATTTAAGGATTTCATAATAATATTTATATTAATAAGGTTAATCTTGCTCAATTCCAGAGTAAGTGAATCTTTGATACTTGTTATCTATGAGAAACTCATATTCAATATTTAAAGTGTTTAATTTAGAATTGAAAATAGCTACGGTAGTCCCTAATTCATATGCATCTGAGGTAACAAACCCATTATAAGAGAATCTTGTAACAGGGCGATTTGGAATATTTATTCCATCCGGAGGAACAGGCATTTGATAACCACTAGGAAAATTTGTTAAGAAAGCTACAGGAAGCCTTTGATTATAACCCATACCCGCATAATATGTTAAAGTATCTATATCGGTTATAAAGACTTCATTTGGATTCAAATTACTTTCTCCTTGATATTTCCCCAAATAAGGAACATCCCACCACTTTCTTACTTTTAATGTTTTATATACAGTATCAATAATAGCTTCATTACCTAGGCACTTAGCCACAGAGTTTTTATAAGCAATACATCTGATTTTTACATCTCCAA
This genomic interval from bacterium SCSIO 12643 contains the following:
- a CDS encoding T9SS type A sorting domain-containing protein, giving the protein MKSLNLIIILCLGLYSSIHAQQVPYCKQNTETTNPDITGGFDWRLELLNDGEVYIPTGPQQVNFGSPFFYPQGQPNLNIPAVPLLKDFRPEDGWEVVYYDFGTPSNAVNDPVFVLYNRYKGILRVFMLLINDDAEAKKAIVYLEWAENSNNVKMGNAYLSGYKTPMDAMNKFNSTHSNIQFAKPNQYVVDQHFWLFADFPIIYDPCICEKESFLLFRASLIQESDIEMIINQNPINNSQVVQGGVTNTGSDWFKATFSGIQTGSKQTKVIKDSFTQIKVSEAQQKQTQTAPLKNLINAGILSTANSWLNGISGVMNLLDFFIAGGADEHKETNVAMVPSSKAWGTITTSNDYIKQKVLAPGADGAQNLNPLLVPKYHNPLGIINLMEAPEVEYIEYNMLLSTPTGALLPNGQNIVSRLPKVRQYKLKKDIKFALNPHSNLELKSIEGAFLYRIGGPRDNKTKVLSNDYVSNITINGASNVMHGPIGPANTEPIDFNNYEESLFDQGIEINRWEVDDDDWLDSLTFKTPYSSLSCMKNNQFRVFVNRAYEWNNYPEWDYGGSNDPEITFRIRAVLERKDGKGEPVIFIATYNVETPTKVTLEETPMCNLILQEGGHVDYVQDLIGNSYGDYSYYVNGFTTASDPNWVNMFDNIENILNMTSPNTYPPGDYFGLYEVNMNGNSSQTLNINGISDIVSGKHINVGNNVKLNAGVTLRIDPNEVYPGCWEPSEPVGDEYLGDFCKSFNPYYSKRDVFEFNSEFDKFNMNIKIYPNPAKEVINITFNINDVDAEVWITDLSGKTIKPKDTYFENSIKIPIRSIPSGMYIVHIQIQGQITSKKLIITK